A genome region from Fodinibius salicampi includes the following:
- a CDS encoding L-threonylcarbamoyladenylate synthase, producing the protein MLDRYIQLIKKGELIAFPTETVYGLGADAWNPSAVQKVFTQKGRPSDNPLIVHVASTSMVHEFTDDVSEDAQKLIQKFWPGPLTLIFKKKSEVLDLVTAGLDTVAIRWPSHPLSQELIANTGALVAPSANSSGKPSPTKPQHVREDFGEDFPVIDAGETAIGLESTVLDVSKEPYLIYRPGAVTIQEIEDTIGKKIHRNKGNQSEETPKSPGTKYSHYSPDAKVKWLNKEGQLNNPDILYLLHSHNANKKSNNIIEYDGDFKKFARELYDRFRQADYEGYKAIAIERFTQSQDHPLIPALENRIRKAIS; encoded by the coding sequence ATGCTTGATCGATATATACAATTAATTAAAAAGGGAGAACTCATTGCCTTTCCCACTGAGACAGTTTATGGTCTTGGGGCAGATGCATGGAATCCGAGTGCCGTTCAAAAGGTATTTACTCAGAAAGGACGTCCTTCCGATAATCCATTGATTGTTCATGTAGCGAGTACATCTATGGTTCATGAATTTACCGATGACGTTTCGGAAGACGCCCAAAAACTTATTCAAAAATTTTGGCCGGGTCCACTAACCCTCATCTTTAAAAAGAAATCTGAAGTACTAGACCTGGTAACTGCCGGGCTTGATACGGTAGCCATCCGCTGGCCCAGCCATCCTCTGTCACAAGAGCTTATCGCAAATACAGGGGCTCTGGTAGCTCCCAGCGCCAACTCTTCCGGGAAGCCCAGCCCCACGAAACCCCAACACGTACGGGAGGACTTTGGGGAAGACTTCCCGGTAATTGATGCCGGCGAAACAGCCATTGGATTAGAATCAACGGTCCTTGACGTTTCAAAAGAGCCCTACCTCATTTATCGTCCGGGAGCGGTCACTATTCAAGAAATTGAGGATACGATAGGTAAAAAGATTCATCGTAATAAAGGAAACCAATCTGAGGAAACCCCTAAAAGTCCGGGTACTAAATATTCTCATTATTCTCCGGATGCAAAGGTAAAATGGTTGAATAAGGAAGGTCAGTTAAATAATCCGGATATACTTTATCTGCTCCACAGCCATAATGCCAATAAAAAAAGTAACAATATCATAGAATATGATGGAGACTTTAAAAAATTTGCCCGTGAACTTTATGACCGTTTCCGCCAAGCTGATTATGAAGGGTATAAAGCGATAGCCATTGAACGGTTTACCCAATCACAAGATCATCCGTTGATTCCTGCCCTTGAAAACAGGATTCGAAAAGCTATTAGCTGA